In Nematostella vectensis chromosome 3, jaNemVect1.1, whole genome shotgun sequence, the genomic window aatcgGTTAATGAATAATGATAAATGCTTCAAGAACACTACCTTTTCCAGTAACCAACGGCAGGAACGTCACCACCACACATAATGCCTGGAATATAAATTATCCCtcttagaaaataaaaatcattttcaaGGGATTGCAATAACGCACCCGTAAATTGCAGTAAAAATTATGGCAGGGtgaataataatttttttgagGTTTGCAGAATATGCAAAATTTACAACTTTATCATTCTAGGataaaaaacattacaaaaatgtatgttattattatttatcttaACTATAAAAACGTTCCCCGGGGGTTTTAGGAGCGCTTTCGCGACTGACAAACGCGGACTTCTGCAAATGAGACTCATGGTCTTCTAGACGTAAGGTATCGTACAATAGCCATCTGGTTAATCACCGATAGTTACTACTTCTTGTAGTGTTTGTAGAAACGTATATTTGTACTTGATGATTTCCTATATAATACATACCCTTATTAGCTGTACTTGGAAGAAACAAACTTTCATGGTCTTAGGAAGACTTTGTGGTTCGTCTCATTTCTATATTCGCGGTAATCTTCGAATTAGAAAAGAAAATTCCGTTTAACAGTCAATAATTTGCATTGACGAGCTTTGTGCTTTCCTATTCCTAAATTCGTAATAAATTACCGTGATtaatttttcaaaagaataagaGCCCTATATGAAATAAAAGACCcaatttattttcaaaagGAGTGGTTATCATAAACGATATGTTGTATTCCCTCTCTCTAATTTTGTTAAAGTTTGTTTCGGgtcattatattatatttttcaactTTTCTTGTCATCCCCTCACGGGTGATATCACCAGATTAAACCCATCCCGCTAGCAATCTAATCAAAGTCTTCATTCATGGTGTTTCTTTTCTTAATTCTTaccgttttcttttttaaaaaaaggggaaaaaagaaCGGGGAAAAAACTCGCTTGatactaaaaacaaaatactcgatatttgattaaaacaGAAATTGTAATTCGCGCTTCGATGACAATTTGTGATGACATCACTAGCACCTATTGATATTTGCAAGTATGATATTATGTTTATTTACTAAGTAGTCTCTTTAAAGCCCTCAGAGTAACACCTGGAAATTGAGAACTGAAGACCTTTTTGCCAAAAAGTGACGGGGTCAGTGTGCGGAATACGGAGAAAGTTAAACAGACATCTAACATATTTTGCTACACTCTTTTAGAattaaaaggttttttttaccaaCATACTCCATCCTCGCAAACTCAGGGTTATTTTTCTGTAGCGTTTGATTTGCGAGTGAAACATTAGGGAAAAATACTCCCGGGTCTCCTGAATGAACAAACCTTTCTTTGATAAAATAGCGACATGCATTGGCAATTTCCCTAGCAATGACATCTCGCAGCTAGATAAACCTCTATAAAATAATAGTTCTTTTTGGACagtaagatgtttttaaagaaGCAtgtttaaagaaggccaatcgcGCCGCCATTTCATGTTCCCGCACAATGCCGTGTCACATAAAGCATCCattcatcggctaattcaagcgactAACCGGGATATTCAATATCGTCGATTACGTGTAAATTCGTAAATCGTTATTTTGAAGTGGttttcttgcgaataaaccgaatgtactttttgttaaaaacattaacaaaggagtggttgtcGACATTTTCTAAAAGCATTTTAGCTTGAAATTACAAGAAGAAATTGAACTAATAGACacttaaaaaatgcaatgcaaACTATCACAAATATTATGCTTGTTTTAGTCCAGCCAGTTAGGggcggaccattagaaaaatgagggggtggggggtggggaggtttTAGTCGTGTGTGttttgtcgttttttttttgttgcttcccccccccccccccccccctctaacTATTCTATTGTCCGTCCCTTCGCCTCTCCTATTAGTTGCTGtctaagaaagaaaaatacgTACACGGAACAttctgctgttgttgttcttgtgtGATTCCTTCCTGTTTGATGATTAAGGTATCTATCCCTTCCATGCACGTTTTGTTATTGCTCATACCCCCGTACACTAGGACTCTAATTGCCCACGAAAATAAGCAGCTGAAAAGCGATTTGCTAATATGCCAATAAGACACAAATTCGTGTTTTTCTTCATGTTTTATGACCAAAGAAGCTAATCGACTAAATGAACTAAAGTCTTACAAAGAAGAACATCTGCAAAAAATGCTCCTTGAAGAGTCTGGATCTTATCATCCATGGCTTCTATCAGTGAACTCGTGTGTTGTCATGATATACAAATGAAAGCAAAAGAAAGCAATATATCGCTCTCATTTCCGTCGACGACGTTTTGGATcgtttttgtaaaaataaaaaggtaaTGATACATAATGTTATTAAAACAGAATAATATGATAACTTGTAATTTTTCCATGTTTAAGCCAATTTTGAAAAGTCACGAATATACTTCTGCGGGTTTTATTAAACTGTTATTTACTACACGTTAAATGAATTGAAACCGGAGTGACCAGAAACTCTCTGTTGCTGTCAATATTATATCACTGATGCAATAATTACCTTCCTACAGTTATTGCCATGGTAGACACAGTCAAATGATTGATGGGGCACTGGAATGACTGTGTTCATAGGAAATTTCACAaggatttttttgtatttcattcAAATGTGATTTCAACTTCATAATGAAAAATCAACACCAAAATTGACAATATCAGCTCTTACGTCTCCTGTTCTTGAAAACTCCTTCAGATAGCCAGGAAAACGAAGACATTCGGAAAAGAATAAAGTtatcacagaaaaaaaagcgaCTGCCTTGTTTGGTGACAATGATGTTTCAAATGTATTCGATCGTCTTTCATTTGAAACGAAAGTTATTAATTAAATCACATttgcaaattttattttaagcaactttttctcaagatttttttttacattttacttTTGCACAATTTCAAGACTCATAGCAAAACACGGAAAAGCAAGCATTGAAAACCATATTCAAAGACTACAAAAGTTTACCTTGACTTACCTTTAACACATCTTACCATTCATCGCGACTTGCTTCGCTCCTTGTAATTTGTTGATATAGCGGGAACCTCGAACTCGATACGCAACGGTGTAAAATCACATATTGTATATCTGATCACGAGACGTTTAGTAAGAAAAGTAAAATGCATAATATTCTTATAACGCCcccaaaataaagaaaagatcATCTATTCTGATTGGTCTGAAAACAAATTAGGCGACAACCAGAAACGGATGGATATTACAGTGCTTTGATTGGTCGAGAGAAAATATTGTATTTACTTTCATTAACAAGAAAATTTCTAAAGATTCGAATCAAAGTTAAGCTTTATTGGCatgttaaaaagtaaaaacagATTGTTCAGTTTTGTGGAAGCCAGCTCGGCTAAAAATACTCGGGGTCAGGAAATATTCTAGAAGGGAGAACAACGATATAATACAACCACGTTATATAATGATACAATAAAACATACACTGGGGCAAAATACGTGTTGATACGACAAGCGCTTCGGGAAACAAAGTGACGACCAAGGAACAATAAACATATAGCAATAGACTAGGGCTTACGTTCGGTCAGAAAAACCCCACGTTGTGAAGTAATTTGTTGAGCAAGTGAGGCGTTTAAAAATACCCAATGGACTCCAAGAACTACAACGGTTAGATAATCCATGACAATGGAGCCCTTGGGCTGTCAGATCAGCTTTTCACTCTTATTaatcaaataaaatgaaaGTGTAAGGAAGCTTCCCTGAGGCGCGGAATCATAAAGACGAATTTTTTGgttgtaaatatttttgtggAAAGTTTCAAAGATGCAGGTTGTTTGATGTGATAAAAAAATTTGCATATTTGGAATGGATATATTAGGGATAATATAGTATAATCATAAAGTATATGATAGCCGCATGGAGATATACAATGACATACAATTTCTGTGCATATGTTGGACTTAAAAGTCCAGCGCGCTATCATAATTCTTTTTTCCCTTGTTTCTTTGTtgttgcttgtttttttttttgtccgcTCGTTCATCTATCTATCGTGCCTGTCCGTCTGAAAATCTGTCCGCCATcgctgtctgtccgtctgctCTTTCGCCTGTATGTATGTTGCATGCATGGTTGTAGACAAAAAGCTGTTTGTCTGTGTGTTTGTTAGATGGTTTGTTAGCCAAGGATGGCATTgtgtataaaaaaaacgtaaaaCTTACTGCATAATCGTCAGCATTAGCTGTCCTTTATTACTTTGTCATTTGGCCACTGCATGCACATCATCCAATGTGTCAAGCAAACGATAACAacgttttgttaaaaaataaaaaataaaaacacttcACACTCaatccatgacaccacatgtACAAACTGTCCGTGGTTGATATAGTCTTTTCTTATAGTCGTTCAGTAGTTCATAGATGCGTAGCAAAAAGAAGTCTCGTTTTCGTCCCATTTGTTATTCGCGGACTGAATAGGAAGCATCGTTTCGTTCGTCATGTGCGCTGCGCATGCCTTACCGTGAAAATCGCTGACTGCTAGTCTTACCGCAAGAGTTAATTTGTGGTCATCAGCGTACCAACACACACAAAAGAATGGTCGACTTTGGCGTCTTCTAGTATCCATAGTTCCATAGCTATAGAATCTCGGCCATGGCCTGGGGGATGGTTTCCATGGCACATGGCGTCCACCATCCTACGTCACTGTGATCACGCAGCTACAAGAGGACGATCGCAATCACGTAACCTCCTTCGCCTACCACTGGTAAATTGCATCTCCTCATTATCAATAGAAGTAGCATGCCGCGATCTGCCTGGAGTACAACTGTTAATCGAAGTAGCATGTCACCGTAAACTTGTGTCAACTGGCGTGTTATCGACAATAGAATCCATATGCCACCTTGTGGCCACGACACGTCGCTCTctaatggcgtgtcatcatcacTTTGAGCCACAGGCATCCCAGTATCACTCGAAATCCTCTGCTGAGTAACCAAACATATTCAAATCATGTTTGTACAATTTCCGTAGTCTGTCTTTGAGCTCCAGTGGAAGTTCTCTGAAGTACTGCTTCGCCAAATGCGAGGATGACGTCTTGTATCCTGAGCTCATGTTATGAGGAAATTGGACTCTATCCTCTACACCAAGAACCCTCAGCAAGTCATCTGCATCACTGCGAAGATTCTCGAATTTCCCCACATAGTCATAATAGATCAGACACGGACGACACAACAAGTCATACTGCTGCCAATGTCGGTCGCTAAACTCCGAATCAGAAGCTAAGAGATAACTCACAAATTCCGTAAAACTAACACCCTCACCGGTTTTAAGGGATCGCTGATCGGGATTGCGTCTGAAATGCTTGATAATTCTACGTCCGTACAGCTGTTTAAAAAGTGTATAGTTATACGAGTCTATGAACTTATTCCTGTATGCTGACACTAGTCTTTCGTAGGGGTGCCGAACGAATAAAAATTTGTAATAATTCTTCAAACGATGCACGATCTCTGTCGGGGAGTACTCGTTGAGATATCGGAAGTATCCGAGACTTCGATTATGCACGTCGGCGGTGTTGATTGTGTAAGGGTCCGTGGTGTCCCCATTAAGCACCATAAGAACTCGCTTCCAGTTGGAGCAGGCGACTTTGGGTATGTAGCAATAGAGAAGATTGTGTTTGTCGTTAACGATAATGTTACGGAACATGTAGGGGTGCACTTGCAAGTCTTTAGTTCCTCTTGGTAGCATACTCTCGGCGTCACGAGTGTGACAGTAGTCTATTAGTTCACGTTTGCGTCTTCCTTGGACCTCGCTGTCCTGCTCCTACAGAAACAAACATCACAACGAGTTACCCGTGGAATCGATTGTCACAACGAGTTACCCGTGGAATCGACAGTCACAACGAGTAACCCGAGGAATCGAGCCACGACGAGTTACCCAAGGGATCGACTGTCACAACGAGTTACCCGTGGAATCGACAGTCACAACGAGTTACCCGTGGAATCGACAGCCACAACGAGTTAGCCGAGGAATCGAGTCACAACGAGTTACCCGAGGAATCGACAGCCACAACGAGTTACCCGTGGAATCGACAGTCACAACGAGTAACCAGAGGAATCGAGCCACGACGAGTTACCCAAGGGATCGACTGTCACAACGAGTTACCCGTGGAATCGACAGTCACAACGAGTTACCCGTGGAATCGACTGTCACAACGAGTTACCCGTGGAATCGAAAGTCACAACGAGTTACCCGTGGAATCGACTGTCACAACGAGTTACCCGAGAAATCGACAGTCACAACGAGTTACCCGAGGAATCGACAGTCACAACGAGTTACCCAAGGAATCGACAGTCACAACGAGTTACCCGTGGAATCGACAGTCACAATGAGTTACCCGTTGAATCGTGCAACGACGAGTTACCGAAGGAATCGACAGTCAAAACGAGTTACCCATGGAATGACAGTCACAACGAGTTACCCAAGGAATCGACAGTCACAACGGGTTACCCGTGGAATCGACAGTCACAACGGGTTACCCGTGGAATCGAAAGTCACAACGAGTTACCCAAGGAATCGACTGTCACAACGAGTTACCCAAGGAATCGACATTCACAACGAGTTACCCGAGGAATCGAGTCACAACGAGTTACCCGAGGAATCAACATTTACAAAGAATTACTCGAGGAATCGACATTCACAACTAGTTACCCGAGGAATCTTCAGTCGCAACAAGTTACCCGTGGAATCGAGCCACGACGAGTTACCCAAGGAATCGACAGTCACAACGAGTTACCCGTGGAATCGTGCCTCGACGAGTTACCCAAGGAATCGACAGTCACAACGAGTTACCCGTGGAATCGACAGTCACGACGAGTTACCCAAGGAATCGACAGTCACAACGAGTTACCCGTGGAATCGACAGTCACGACGAGTTACCCAAGGAATCGACAGTCACAACGAGTTACCCAAGGAATCGACAGTCACGACGAGTTACCCAAGGAATCGACAGTCACAACGAGTTACCCATGGAATCGAGCCACGACGAGTTACCCAAGGAATCGACAGTCGCAACAAGTTACCCATGGAATCGAGCCACGACGAGTTACCCAAGGAATCGACAGTCACAACGAGTTACCCGAGGGATCGACAGTCGCAACAAGTTACCCGTGGAATCGAGTCACGACGAGTTACCCAAGGAATCGACAGTCACAACGAGTTACCCATGGAATCGACAGTCACAACGAGTTACCCTTGTAATCGACAGTCACAACGAGTTACCCGTGAAATCGAGCCACGACGAAGTACTCAAGGAATCGACTGTCACAACGAGTTACCCGAGAAATCAACATTCCCAGCGAGTTACTCGAGGAATCGACATTCATAGCGAGTTACACAAGGAATCAACATTTACAAAGAGTTACCCGAGGAATCGACATTCACAACTAGTTACCCGAGGAATCGACATTCACAACGATTTACCCGACGAATCGACCGTCACGACGATTTATCCGAGGAATCAACAGTTACAACAAGTTACCCGAAGGGCAACGGTCACATAGAGTTAGCcaaataaaatgatttttgCCCGACTGGATGGCTTTGAATGCATTACCTTCATAAATTCGTCCTCTATTGTAAATCTCTGAACTCGATCAAACCCTAAAAGGGAATAAGAGCGTGAGTGTGTATAACTTGTGATTCCTTCTGCAAACGTGGAAGCGCAGTTGCACATTATTTTACCAAAATACAAATTTATCGCTAAATAAGTAGTGCAAAATGTTAATGTTAACAATTCTAGAGGTCCCTTCCTTTGCGTAAATACGGTGGGATATGATAGATCCAACGCAAAATGGCATGACATTTTTTGTAACCCATGATCATATTAATACAAGTTATTTAAGATAAACAGTTATGGCTTTGGAAGTGAGAGTTAATTGATTGGTTTGTAAACACAATGAGTGCAACAAAAGCAATGTGTTCCTATCTCCAAGGCCATACGTACACACTTAGGTAAAAAGGgataaccaaggaatctagttcgTCAAAGTGTTGCTTGATCTTACCAGGGTCATTGAATCCACCATCCAAGAGTTCCCAGATCAGCAGGGCGAGCAATGCAGTCAGCGAAACCGCCCGGAACAACAGCAATCGTACCATGATACACGGGTCAATGGGCTATTTACAAATAAACACCTCACAAAAACAGGGCCCACAAATCTTCGCTAAAACCATTAAATTTATAACTATTTCTTCTAAAAAATCATTGCTAAAAATGGTGAGATTGTAATCTGTAGTACTGGGGGTTCGGGAGTTTATTACGGAAGCGCAAAGGCATGAATTTCTGATCGCCTTGTTAGGGTCCAGTGGAGCCAAACTACCTGTTGGGGGCGTTGCACTCGATGACCCGTACCTTAGCACTCACTCAGCTTGTCGCGGTTTTACGGAAAAGATTTTTTTCGGGAACATCTCGTGTTTTATAATAGATGCCATGGGTGCCTTTGGTGCTAAccactttcttttttttaattcattacCCCAACGTTTGGCTCTTAAAtttgtctattgttgttgcaTCTCTGGATGCCGTCGTCGTCGCTTGTTCTCTATAAGAGAACTCTTAGTCAAGACATTTAAGTGAAAGTATTATGTGAAAATCACAGTAAACCAATCACTTATTACAACAAAGGGTCTCTCAATGGATTTCAAATCAGAAGTGATTCCTCAAAAACAGGTACTAAAATTACATCTCCATCTTATAACGAATAACAtcgttattttaaaatgactGTACTTGGCCACCGAAACAAGAAATCGAACGTGAATCATTCAGTGTCTAATTTACCCAGTCAATTTTTAATTGATGTCTCAAGAGAGAAATTGTTCCTGGAGATAACCCTTTGGGTGAAGTGCTTCTTATCACTTATGACGTCATTCTCTTCTTTCCAAGACAATATTTTGCTCGTTTTGAGTTGTTGTATACAgctattttaaataaggttgcattCGAGAATGCATTTATCGTAACCCGCACTGGTTTATGGGTAACGTGTATTAATGGACACATATCCTGGTCTCTCCAGACATATCAACACAAGTTATTTTCAGTTTAGATGACCTACGATAGGACGCCCTAGAAAAAACAAGGCAATGCAGAGATGTACTTGTCTCGCGTCTCTTTATTTGTAATCTGTAAGACAGCTGCTGCTACTCTTCGTCAGCCATTAAAACATAATTAATTTACAATACTAATTAACGCGCCGCTACCGGTGTGAATAAAGTCCGCGAATCGCTACGAAAAGATAAAACGGCCATGTGTACAAGTctgtataaaaataataacttaCGTACAAAAGAATATAAGAGGATAATTTAGATAAGCTGTAGATTCATTTCACATGAAAACAGTGAAACTGAAGTTATGAAACGACAATGACAATGGGAAGGGTTTGAAGAAAGCGCGAATCCTGTCACCTTTCCACATGATAGACAAGGCTTTCAATACTAAAACAGTTTATATATTAATCACGTAAATTAAAATTACGTTGTTATTCAAGGCTTTTCCTGCGACGTTTTCTTAGGAAAGAGAATAAATCTAATACCGGCTTAGCAGCCACAAGAAGGCGCGCACGGGACAGCTGTTGTCCTTCAGGCATTACTCGGTAGCGTAAGCAAGAGACCTCATCTTAACGTTCAACCACGAAAACTGCCTATCAAACGGAGTTAGGTCCGGGTAACTACGGGACGGGTAAATTTCTCTTTAAAGTGGGGTGTGCCACATATCCTTACTGGGTCCATTCAATCCGTCTCCTTGTTAAAGGCGAACTCCATGGGGTAGAAGATCTCCCCTGTTCAGGGCGTAGAAACTACGCAGCTCAGCAAGATCTCCGAGTGACCTACCCGCCTTTGCGGATAGAAATAATTAAGCGTTAAAATAGATTCTATATTCTTGGAATTTTCCATTCTTGGAAATACTGCTATTAAATATTCTAAGATTCTTCGTCGAACATGTATTCACATTTCTCGATGCATGTTTGTATGAACAGGCCGTAGTTCATAGTCCGGGCCATTGTTTGAAGGGATTCGAATTCAGTCCG contains:
- the LOC5517014 gene encoding carbohydrate sulfotransferase 11; translation: MVRLLLFRAVSLTALLALLIWELLDGGFNDPGFDRVQRFTIEDEFMKEQDSEVQGRRKRELIDYCHTRDAESMLPRGTKDLQVHPYMFRNIIVNDKHNLLYCYIPKVACSNWKRVLMVLNGDTTDPYTINTADVHNRSLGYFRYLNEYSPTEIVHRLKNYYKFLFVRHPYERLVSAYRNKFIDSYNYTLFKQLYGRRIIKHFRRNPDQRSLKTGEGVSFTEFVSYLLASDSEFSDRHWQQYDLLCRPCLIYYDYVGKFENLRSDADDLLRVLGVEDRVQFPHNMSSGYKTSSSHLAKQYFRELPLELKDRLRKLYKHDLNMFGYSAEDFE